The following nucleotide sequence is from Arcobacter sp. LA11.
GTTTACTGATACAATTTCTGGAACAGAAAGAAACGAATATGATACTGTAACAACAACGACTAGTATAGAAGATAACACAACTTATGATTTAGGTGATTCTACATTAACAATTGATTTAATAGATGTTTAGGAAGATAAGTGAATAAAAATTTTAATAAATTAGTAGAGGCCAAAAATGGTCTTTGCCTTTACAATATAAATGATCAATATATTGGTCATTCTATAGAAAAGTATGGTGAGTTTTCAGAACTTGAAGTTGAATTATTTAAACAAATTTGTAGAGATAATGATACTGTAGTTGAAGTTGGAGCAAATATAGGAACTCATACTCAAGTGTTTTCTAAACTTGTAGGAGAAAAAGGAAAAGTATTAGCTTTTGAACCTCAAAGAATTGTTTTTCAAACTCTTAATGCAAATATTGCATTGAATTCTATGACTAATGTATTTACATATCAAAATGCTTTAGGTAGTAAAAGTAGTACTCTTTTTATCCCACCTATTAATTATGAAAAAAGTGGAAACTTCGGTGGAATAAGTATTGATAAGTTTAAAGATGGTGAGCCAATAAAACAATTAAAACTAGATAGTTTTATAGATGAAGTTAAAAACTTGAAGTTAATAAAAATTGATGTTGAAGGTATGGAAAGTGATGTTATAAAAGGCTCAAAAAAAACTATTGAAAAATTTAAACCTTTTTTATATGTAGAAAATGATAGACAAGAGAAATCAAAAGAGCTAATTGAATTAATTCAATCTTTAGATTATAAGATATATTGGCATCTACCAAGACTTTTTAATGAAGATAATTATTTTAAAAATAAAACAAATATATTTGGAAATATAGTATCGGTAAATATGCTTTGCATACATAATAATATAGATATTAAAGTTAATAAAATGATAGAAGTTACAGATTCAAATTACCATCCAATGAAGAGAGATAAAAATGACGAAAAATAGTATAAAAGAGTTATTCTCAAAAGCACATGAGTTATATAATAAAAAAGATTTTGAAAAAGCAAAAGAAGTATATGAAGAAATTTTAAGTTTTGATAGAAAAAATGTTGAAGCTTTAGTAAACTTAGGTGTTATATTAAAAGCTTTAGGCGACAGGCAAACTGCATATCAAAATTATGTAAAAGCAATAAATTTAAATCCAAAATATATATTTGCATATAATAACTTAGGAAACTTATTAAAAGATACTGGTAATTATAAAGCAGCTATTCAAGTTTATAGTGATGCAATAAAAATAGAACCAAAAAACTTTCATGCCTACAATAGTTTAGGTATGGTATATGAAAAACTAAAAGATAATAATAAAGCAATACTATCTTATAAAGAAGCAGTAAGAGTAAATCCAAATTTTGCAAAGGCAGTGAATAATATAGGTGTTATTTTATATAAACAAAAAAAATATGAAGAATCAATTGGAATATTTAAAATAGCACTTAAAATTGACCCTAAATACTATGAATTGTATAGTAATATTGGAGCTTGTTTTAATAAATTAAAAAAATATGATGAAGCAATTGATGCTTTAAATATAGCTATTGAGAAAAATCCTAAAAATGGTGGTGCCTATACAAATTTAGGTAATGTTTATAATAAACTTTATGAATATAAAAAAGCTGCAAAACTGCATGAAAAATCTATAGAGTTAGAACCAAATGGTTCAAATGCTTACAGTAATGTAGGAACTTCATATAAATATCTAGGACAAGTAAAAAAATCAATAGATTCATATAAAAAAGCCATAGAATTAGACCCAAATTTTGTAAATGCACACTTTGACTTATCTACAATGTATTTAGCAAAGGGTGATTATAAAAATGGTTGGGAAGAGTATGAGTGGAGATTTAAAAAAGAGGAGATGATTCCTCATATTATTAAAAATAAAGATATTTTCTCAAAACCTATGTTTTCAGGAACTGAAGATGTAAAAGATAAAACTATTATTCTTCACTCTGAACAAGGATTTGGAGATTCTATTCAGTTTATAAGATTTCTACCTAAATTTAAAGAAAAGTTTCCTTGTAAAATAGCAGTAAAATGTAGAGATGAATTAAAAGAACTTTTTAAATTTATTGAAGAAATTGATGTCTTAACACATAGAAATGAAGCAACACCAGAATTTGATTATCATTTACCAATCATGAGTATGCCAAAACTTTTAAATATGAAAACAAATAAAGATTTACCAAAACAAAATCCTTATCTTTTTGCTTTAAAAGATAAAGAGCTTGAAGTAAAAAAAGAAAAAGGAAAAATTAATATTGGAATTTGTTGGAGTGCCTCAATAACAGGTGAAAGCTATGATGGGAAAGTATTTGATTTGAAATATTTTGAACCAATTATAAATAGTAATAAAATAAATGTATACACTTTACAAGTTGGACCAGAAAATGAAGATATTAAAAAACTTGGATTTGAAGATAAAATAATAGATGTAACTGATAAATTAACAGATTTTTCAAAAACAGCAAGTTTGATGAAAGAGTTAGATTTAGTTATCTCTTCTGATACTTCAGTTGCACACTTAGCTGGCGCATTAGATGTTCCTGTATGGATTCCTTTACAGAAAGTACCTGATTGGAGATGGGGAAACAGAGGTGAAACAACACCTTGGTATCCTAGTGCAAAACTATTTAGACAAAAAACTTCAAGAGTCTGGGATAGCGTATTTCAGTCTATTTATGATAAACTTTTTAGTAATTTTAAAATAAAAATAAAATAGATATAGGTAAATATTTGGAAGAAATATTAAATAAAGAAAAAAATATAGAGATACAAGAACAAAAAAACAGAGAGGATTTTCCTCTTCTTTATTCTTTAAAATATGTATTAGATTTTTATTTTGGGGATATCTCTATTGAAACTATTTTAAATCTTTCTGCTGTATCAAATGAAGGGTTTACTAGCGAAATAGCTATTGATGTAGCTAATGAAGTAGGTCTTACTGCAGTTCTTAAAGATATTGATGCTTCTGATATACCAAATCACTTTTTCCCTTGTATTGTCATAGATAAAAATGATAAGCCTTTTGTCTTTATAAAAAAAGATAGAGATATATATTTATATGATCCTATATCAAATGAACAAATAAAAGAAAATCCAAGTTTTTTAAAACATTTTAAAAAAGCAATTTTAATATTTAGAGACCCAAAAAAAGAAAAGCTTTTAGATGGAACACGTTCTAAAAATTGGTTTTGGAAACCAGTTAAAACTTTTTGGCGTTCGTATGTTGAGATTGGATTTTTAACATTTTTTATCAATGTATTTG
It contains:
- a CDS encoding FkbM family methyltransferase, giving the protein MNKNFNKLVEAKNGLCLYNINDQYIGHSIEKYGEFSELEVELFKQICRDNDTVVEVGANIGTHTQVFSKLVGEKGKVLAFEPQRIVFQTLNANIALNSMTNVFTYQNALGSKSSTLFIPPINYEKSGNFGGISIDKFKDGEPIKQLKLDSFIDEVKNLKLIKIDVEGMESDVIKGSKKTIEKFKPFLYVENDRQEKSKELIELIQSLDYKIYWHLPRLFNEDNYFKNKTNIFGNIVSVNMLCIHNNIDIKVNKMIEVTDSNYHPMKRDKNDEK
- a CDS encoding tetratricopeptide repeat protein, which gives rise to MTKNSIKELFSKAHELYNKKDFEKAKEVYEEILSFDRKNVEALVNLGVILKALGDRQTAYQNYVKAINLNPKYIFAYNNLGNLLKDTGNYKAAIQVYSDAIKIEPKNFHAYNSLGMVYEKLKDNNKAILSYKEAVRVNPNFAKAVNNIGVILYKQKKYEESIGIFKIALKIDPKYYELYSNIGACFNKLKKYDEAIDALNIAIEKNPKNGGAYTNLGNVYNKLYEYKKAAKLHEKSIELEPNGSNAYSNVGTSYKYLGQVKKSIDSYKKAIELDPNFVNAHFDLSTMYLAKGDYKNGWEEYEWRFKKEEMIPHIIKNKDIFSKPMFSGTEDVKDKTIILHSEQGFGDSIQFIRFLPKFKEKFPCKIAVKCRDELKELFKFIEEIDVLTHRNEATPEFDYHLPIMSMPKLLNMKTNKDLPKQNPYLFALKDKELEVKKEKGKINIGICWSASITGESYDGKVFDLKYFEPIINSNKINVYTLQVGPENEDIKKLGFEDKIIDVTDKLTDFSKTASLMKELDLVISSDTSVAHLAGALDVPVWIPLQKVPDWRWGNRGETTPWYPSAKLFRQKTSRVWDSVFQSIYDKLFSNFKIKIK